In a single window of the Zea mays cultivar B73 chromosome 5, Zm-B73-REFERENCE-NAM-5.0, whole genome shotgun sequence genome:
- the LOC100191148 gene encoding Protein SCO1 homolog 1, mitochondrial-like produces MRGRASHLRALLSRALSPSLPPPGRALPQVTRPGASPFGAGFVGRARFFSIDASAATQGGSKPPAPPPAGTAGGEGGGGGQSGKSEQADAGKAVRGGPVSWLSFLLLLVTGGGIIVYYDKEKKRHIEELKNRTSAVKPGQSVGTAAIGGPFKLLNHDGKPVTEKDFLGKWTLLYFGFTHCPDICPDELQKMAAAIDKIKEKAKLDVVPVFITVDPERDTVEQVRDYVKEFHPDLVGLTGTTDEVRQVARAYRVYYMKTEEEGSDYLVDHSIVMYLMDPEMKFVKFYGKNYDTDSLADGIVKEIKEHK; encoded by the exons ATGAGAGGCCGTGCGTCCCATCTCCGCGCGCTCCTCTCGCGAGCGCTCTCTCCAAGCCTTCCTCCTCCTGGTCGCGCTCTGCCTCAG GTCACTAGGCCCGGTGCGTCTCCGTTCGGAGCTGGATTCGTGGGGCGCGCGCGCTTCTTCTCCATCGACGCCTCGGCTGCGACGCAGGGCGGGTCGAAgccccctgcgccgccgccgGCGGGTACTGCGGGCGGCGAGGGAGGGGGTGGTGGTCAGTCTGGGAAATCTGAACAAGCGGACGCCGGGAAAGCCGTCCGCGGAGGG CCGGTGTCTTGGCTCAGTTTTCTACTCCTGCTTGTGACTGGAGGAGGGATAATCGTGTACTACGACAAAGAAAAGAAGCGTCACATTGAAG AATTGAAGAATAGAACAAGTGCTGTGAAGCCTGGACAATCAGTAGGCACTGCAGCCATTGGCGGTCCATTCAAGCTTTTGAATCATGATGGAAAACCTGTTACTGAAAAGGATTTCTTGGGCAAATGGACGCTGCTTTATTTTGGATTTACACACTGTCCTGACATTTGTCCAGATGAACTCCAGAAAATGGCTGCAGCGATTGACAAAATTA AGGAAAAGGCAAAACTGGATGTTGTGCCAGTTTTTATTACAGTTGATCCTGAAAGAGATACTGTTGAGCAGGTTCGGGACTATGTTAAAG AGTTCCATCCAGATCTAGTAGGCCTCACGGGCACGACAGATGAAGTAAGACAAGTTGCACGTGCTTATCGAGTTTACTATATGAAGACAGAGGAGGAGGGTTCTGACTACCTTGTTGATCACTCAATTGTCAT GTACCTGATGGACCCAGAGATGAAGTTTGTCAAGTTTTATGGCAAGAACTACGACACAGATTCCCTTGCTGACGGTATCGTTAAAGAAATTAAAGAGCACAAGTAA